Proteins found in one Serratia plymuthica genomic segment:
- a CDS encoding DUF2057 family protein, whose product MKFGLMVAGLLSISISMPAAATTLRLSPDIDLLVVDGKKMTGSLLKGADSLELDGGQHQLLFKVVKPVRSGQHEVTAYASPPLIATFNTQNVSSVAIELPRIENVRDGQRFDKTLNYQVIDKKGNALTMRHDVLHPDGVTLNVDLEKLMADYNSQNRPASVPSFAQVRAGTAPSPLGSTALNAPTVTLKGENVSEQMLQYWFQQADKDTQKRFLQWANKQATH is encoded by the coding sequence ATGAAATTTGGTCTGATGGTTGCAGGGCTGCTCAGCATCAGTATCAGCATGCCTGCCGCAGCTACGACCCTGAGACTCTCCCCTGATATCGACCTGCTGGTGGTTGATGGCAAGAAAATGACGGGATCGTTGTTAAAAGGCGCCGACAGCCTGGAGCTGGATGGAGGGCAGCATCAGTTGCTGTTTAAAGTCGTCAAACCTGTTCGCTCGGGCCAGCATGAGGTCACGGCCTATGCCTCACCACCGCTTATCGCCACCTTCAATACGCAAAATGTCAGCTCCGTAGCCATCGAGTTGCCACGCATTGAGAATGTGCGTGATGGCCAAAGGTTTGATAAAACGCTTAATTACCAGGTTATTGATAAAAAAGGCAACGCGTTGACGATGAGACATGACGTGCTGCACCCCGATGGCGTGACGCTCAATGTTGATCTGGAAAAACTGATGGCAGATTACAACAGTCAGAATCGCCCAGCCTCGGTGCCGTCCTTCGCGCAGGTGCGTGCCGGCACGGCGCCCTCCCCGCTGGGCAGCACGGCATTAAACGCCCCTACGGTGACGCTGAAAGGTGAAAACGTTTCCGAACAAATGCTGCAATACTGGTTCCAACAGGCGGATAAAGACACCCAGAAACGTTTCCTGCAATGGGCGAATAAACAGGCCACCCACTAG
- a CDS encoding CoA-binding protein, giving the protein MQDNEIASLLQQVKTIALVGASDNPARASFGVMAYLLAQGYQVIPVSPKLAGQTLLGQQVYAKLADIPHPIDMVDVFRNSEAAYAVAQEAIAIGAKALWLQIGVINEQAEALANDAGLKVVMDRCPKIEIPRLGLER; this is encoded by the coding sequence ATGCAAGACAACGAAATTGCCAGCCTGCTGCAACAGGTGAAAACCATTGCGCTGGTGGGTGCCAGCGATAATCCGGCGCGTGCCAGCTTTGGCGTGATGGCCTATTTGCTTGCACAAGGGTACCAGGTGATACCGGTTAGCCCCAAGCTGGCGGGGCAGACGCTCCTGGGCCAGCAGGTTTATGCGAAGCTGGCGGACATTCCGCACCCGATCGATATGGTTGACGTATTCCGTAATTCAGAGGCTGCATACGCGGTGGCGCAAGAGGCTATTGCCATCGGTGCCAAGGCGTTGTGGCTGCAAATTGGTGTGATTAATGAACAGGCAGAGGCATTGGCGAACGACGCGGGGCTCAAGGTGGTGATGGATCGTTGCCCTAAAATCGAAATCCCGCGTCTGGGCCTTGAGCGCTGA
- the hspQ gene encoding heat shock protein HspQ, with translation MIASKFGIGQQVRHKLLGYLGVIIDIDPEYSLEQPKADEIAANTDLRFAPWYHVVMEDEEGQPVHTYLAEAQLDGEAQDAHPEQPSLDELAESIRHQLQAPRLRN, from the coding sequence ATGATTGCCAGCAAATTCGGTATCGGACAACAGGTTCGGCATAAGTTGCTGGGGTATTTGGGGGTAATTATCGATATCGACCCTGAATACTCCCTCGAGCAGCCCAAAGCTGATGAGATAGCGGCGAATACCGATCTGCGGTTCGCCCCTTGGTACCACGTGGTGATGGAAGACGAAGAAGGCCAACCGGTGCATACCTACCTGGCGGAAGCGCAGCTGGATGGGGAAGCCCAAGACGCCCACCCTGAACAACCCTCGCTGGATGAACTGGCGGAATCCATCCGTCACCAGTTACAAGCACCGCGCCTGCGCAACTGA
- the rlmI gene encoding 23S rRNA (cytosine(1962)-C(5))-methyltransferase RlmI, giving the protein MTVRLFLAKGREKSLLRRHPWVFSGAVQRIEGKALSGETIDIHDAQGKWLARGAYSPESQIRARVWTFQQDEEINIDFFVRRLQQAQNWRDWVAKRDGLDGYRLIAGESDGMPGVTIDRFQNFLVLQLLSAGAEYQRAALITALQHCYPECAIYDRSDVAVRKKEGLPLAQGPVLGDLPPALLPITEHGMKLLVDIQQGHKTGFYLDQRDSRLAARNYSAGRRVLNCFSYTGAFAVSALMGGCSQVISVDTSQAALDVAKQNVELNQLDLSKAEFVREDVFQLLRTYRTQGEKFDLIIMDPPKFVENKNQLASACRGYKDINMLALQLLNPGGILLSFSCSGLMPTDLFQKILADAAVDAGRDVQFIEQYRQAADHPVIATYPEGLYLKGFACRVM; this is encoded by the coding sequence ATGACCGTACGCCTGTTTCTCGCCAAAGGACGTGAAAAATCCTTACTCCGTCGCCACCCATGGGTATTCTCCGGTGCCGTTCAACGTATTGAAGGTAAAGCTCTTTCTGGCGAGACCATTGATATTCACGACGCCCAGGGCAAATGGTTGGCGCGCGGTGCCTACTCGCCTGAGTCGCAGATCCGCGCTCGTGTCTGGACATTCCAGCAGGACGAAGAGATTAACATCGACTTCTTTGTCCGCCGCTTACAGCAGGCACAAAACTGGCGTGATTGGGTTGCGAAACGTGATGGGCTGGATGGTTATCGTCTGATTGCCGGCGAATCTGATGGTATGCCAGGCGTTACCATCGATCGCTTCCAGAATTTCCTGGTCCTGCAATTGCTGTCTGCCGGCGCCGAATACCAACGCGCGGCGCTGATTACCGCCTTGCAGCATTGCTATCCGGAATGCGCAATCTACGATCGTTCAGACGTAGCCGTGCGTAAAAAAGAAGGTTTGCCTTTGGCTCAGGGGCCGGTGCTGGGCGATCTTCCCCCTGCTCTGCTGCCCATTACCGAACACGGCATGAAGCTGTTGGTGGATATCCAGCAAGGCCACAAGACCGGTTTTTACCTCGATCAGCGCGACAGCCGCCTGGCGGCACGCAATTATTCCGCCGGCCGCCGCGTACTCAACTGTTTCTCCTACACCGGTGCCTTCGCCGTTTCAGCCCTGATGGGGGGTTGTTCACAGGTGATCAGTGTAGATACATCACAGGCAGCGCTGGATGTCGCCAAGCAGAACGTCGAGCTGAACCAGTTGGACCTGAGCAAAGCGGAGTTTGTGCGCGAGGATGTATTCCAGTTGCTGCGCACCTACCGTACGCAGGGTGAAAAATTCGACCTGATCATTATGGATCCACCGAAGTTCGTCGAAAACAAAAACCAACTGGCCAGTGCCTGCCGCGGCTATAAAGATATCAATATGCTGGCGTTGCAGTTGCTCAACCCGGGCGGCATTTTGCTCAGTTTCTCCTGCTCCGGCCTGATGCCAACCGATTTGTTCCAGAAAATTTTGGCCGACGCCGCTGTAGATGCCGGGCGTGATGTACAATTTATAGAGCAGTACCGTCAGGCTGCCGATCACCCGGTTATCGCAACCTATCCTGAAGGCTTGTACTTGAAAGGGTTTGCGTGCCGGGTGATGTAA
- the yccX gene encoding acylphosphatase, with amino-acid sequence MTQVCIAAYVYGVVQGVGFRYSTQHQATALGLSGYARNLDDGSVEVVACGEQPQVDKLVEWLKNGGPRSARVDRVLVEPRGAADYQGFGIRY; translated from the coding sequence ATGACACAAGTTTGCATTGCTGCGTATGTCTATGGCGTGGTGCAAGGGGTGGGGTTTCGCTATAGCACCCAGCATCAGGCGACGGCGTTGGGGTTAAGCGGTTATGCGCGCAACCTTGATGACGGCAGCGTCGAAGTGGTGGCCTGCGGCGAACAACCGCAGGTGGATAAGCTGGTGGAATGGCTGAAGAACGGTGGCCCGCGCAGCGCACGTGTCGATCGCGTTTTGGTAGAACCCCGCGGCGCGGCAGATTACCAGGGTTTCGGTATCCGCTATTAA
- the tusE gene encoding sulfurtransferase TusE — MLEFEGQIIETDAQGYLKNSADWHEGLAPLLAAQEEITLSEAHWEVVRFVRNFYQEFNTSPAIRMLVKAMAQKYGEEKGNSRYLYRLFPKGPAKQATKIAGLPKPVKCI, encoded by the coding sequence ATGTTGGAGTTTGAAGGCCAGATTATTGAAACTGATGCGCAAGGTTACCTGAAAAACAGCGCAGACTGGCATGAGGGCCTGGCGCCGCTGCTGGCTGCACAGGAAGAGATAACGCTAAGCGAGGCGCATTGGGAAGTGGTGCGCTTCGTGCGCAACTTTTACCAGGAATTTAATACTTCACCGGCAATCCGCATGCTGGTGAAAGCCATGGCGCAGAAATACGGTGAAGAGAAAGGCAACAGTCGTTACCTGTATCGCCTGTTTCCAAAAGGCCCGGCCAAGCAGGCAACCAAAATCGCCGGCCTGCCAAAACCGGTAAAATGCATCTAA
- the yccA gene encoding FtsH protease modulator YccA — protein MDRIVVSSSSRDSLLSTHKVLRNTYFLLSLTLAFSALTATASTMLGLPAPGLLLMLVGFYGLMFLTHKLANSPAGILAAFALTGFMGYALGPILSSFINTGAGDLIMLALGGTAVVFFCCSAYVLTTRKDMSFLSGMMMAGFVVLLVAVIANLFLQIPALHLAISALFILFSAGAILWETSNIIHGGETNYIRATVSLYVSLYNMFISLLSILGFARSN, from the coding sequence ATGGACCGCATTGTCGTCTCATCCTCCTCGCGCGACTCGTTGCTCAGCACGCATAAAGTTCTGCGCAATACTTACTTCCTGCTTTCGTTAACGCTGGCGTTTTCGGCGCTGACCGCGACCGCCAGCACCATGCTGGGGCTGCCGGCGCCGGGCCTGTTGCTGATGCTGGTCGGGTTCTATGGTTTGATGTTCCTGACCCACAAACTGGCGAACAGCCCGGCGGGCATTCTGGCGGCGTTCGCGCTGACCGGTTTTATGGGCTATGCGCTGGGTCCAATCCTCAGCTCGTTCATTAATACCGGGGCCGGCGATCTGATCATGCTGGCGCTGGGCGGCACCGCCGTGGTGTTCTTCTGCTGTTCGGCCTACGTGCTGACCACGCGCAAGGATATGTCATTCCTGTCCGGGATGATGATGGCAGGCTTTGTGGTGTTGCTGGTCGCGGTAATCGCTAACCTGTTCCTGCAAATTCCAGCTCTGCATCTGGCGATCAGTGCGCTGTTTATCCTGTTCTCCGCCGGCGCAATCCTGTGGGAAACCAGCAATATCATCCACGGCGGCGAGACCAACTACATCCGCGCCACCGTCAGCCTGTACGTGTCGCTGTACAACATGTTCATCAGCCTGTTAAGCATTCTGGGCTTCGCGCGCAGCAACTGA
- the tssB gene encoding type VI secretion system contractile sheath small subunit: protein MSSSYQSEIPKARVNIQLSLHTGGAQKKVELPLKLMVVGDYSNGAEQRPVSERETVSINKNNFDNVLAEFSPSVNLSVENTLAGDGSEENVVISFNEMKDFEPEQVAVQIPQLKAMLAMRNLLRDLKANLLDNQTFRKELEKILLDPALSAELRTELSALAPKQA from the coding sequence ATGTCTAGCTCCTATCAGTCCGAGATCCCCAAGGCCCGCGTCAATATCCAGTTAAGCCTGCATACGGGCGGCGCGCAGAAAAAAGTCGAATTGCCCCTCAAGCTGATGGTCGTGGGGGACTACAGCAACGGTGCTGAGCAACGTCCGGTGTCGGAGCGTGAAACTGTCAGCATCAATAAAAACAACTTCGACAATGTGCTGGCCGAGTTTTCCCCCTCAGTGAACCTTTCCGTAGAAAACACCCTGGCCGGTGATGGCAGCGAAGAGAACGTCGTAATTTCCTTCAATGAAATGAAAGACTTCGAGCCTGAACAGGTGGCCGTTCAGATACCTCAGTTGAAGGCGATGCTCGCTATGCGCAACTTGCTACGCGATCTGAAAGCCAATCTTTTAGACAACCAAACCTTCCGAAAAGAGCTGGAAAAAATCCTGCTCGACCCGGCGCTGAGCGCCGAACTGCGCACAGAGCTGTCTGCCCTGGCACCGAAGCAAGCCTAA
- the tssC gene encoding type VI secretion system contractile sheath large subunit gives MLMSVKNENAAGGESIVLERQDAGSVYASLFEKINLSPVSTLSALDVWQDSQAMSDATADERLTAGMQVFLECLTKAGSKVEKLDKNLIDHHIAELDYQISRQLDAVMHHEEFQKTESTWRGLKSLVDKTDFRQNVKIELLDLSKDDLRQDFEDAPEIIQSGLYQHTYTAEYDSPGGEPIAALISAYEFDASAQDVALLRNISKVSAAAHMPFIGSAGPKFFLKDKMEEVAAIKDIGNYFDRAEYIKWKSFRETDDARYIGLVMPRVLGRLPYGPDTVPVRSFNYVEEVKGPDHDKYLWTNASFAFAANMVKSFINNGWCVQIRGPQAGGAVKDLPIHLYDLGTGNQVKIPSEVMIPETREFEFANLGFIPLSYYKNRDYSCFFSANSTQKPALYDTADATANSRINARLPYIFLLSRIAHYLKLIQRENIGTTKDRRLLELELNTWVRSLVTEMTDPGDELQASHPLRDAKVVVEDIEDNPGFFRVKLYAVPHFQVEGMDVNLSLVSQMPKAKA, from the coding sequence ATGCTGATGTCTGTGAAAAATGAAAATGCCGCCGGCGGTGAAAGCATCGTACTGGAGCGTCAGGACGCGGGCAGTGTGTACGCTTCCCTGTTTGAAAAAATCAACCTGAGTCCGGTATCAACGCTGAGTGCGCTGGATGTCTGGCAGGACAGCCAGGCGATGTCGGATGCCACGGCCGATGAACGTCTGACCGCCGGGATGCAGGTCTTTCTGGAATGTCTGACGAAAGCGGGTTCGAAAGTCGAGAAGCTGGACAAGAACCTGATCGACCACCATATCGCCGAGCTGGATTATCAGATTAGTCGCCAGCTGGACGCGGTCATGCACCATGAAGAATTCCAGAAAACAGAAAGTACCTGGCGTGGCCTGAAATCCCTGGTCGACAAAACCGATTTCCGTCAGAACGTCAAAATCGAGCTGCTGGACCTGTCGAAAGACGACCTGCGTCAGGATTTTGAAGACGCGCCGGAGATTATTCAAAGCGGATTATACCAGCACACGTACACGGCAGAATACGACAGCCCGGGCGGGGAGCCGATTGCCGCGCTGATTTCTGCTTATGAGTTTGATGCTTCCGCGCAAGACGTGGCGCTGCTGCGTAATATCTCCAAAGTGTCTGCCGCTGCCCATATGCCGTTTATCGGTTCTGCGGGCCCGAAATTCTTCCTCAAGGACAAAATGGAAGAGGTCGCCGCCATCAAAGACATCGGCAACTACTTCGATCGTGCCGAGTACATCAAATGGAAATCCTTCCGCGAGACGGATGATGCCCGTTATATCGGGCTGGTGATGCCACGCGTGCTGGGCCGCCTGCCGTATGGTCCGGACACCGTGCCGGTGCGCAGCTTCAACTACGTGGAAGAGGTGAAAGGCCCGGATCACGACAAATACCTGTGGACCAATGCTTCCTTTGCGTTTGCCGCCAATATGGTGAAAAGCTTCATCAACAACGGCTGGTGCGTGCAAATTCGCGGCCCGCAGGCCGGTGGTGCAGTGAAAGATCTGCCAATCCACCTGTACGACCTGGGCACCGGTAATCAGGTGAAAATCCCGTCTGAGGTAATGATCCCGGAAACCCGTGAGTTTGAGTTTGCCAACCTGGGCTTTATTCCGCTGTCGTACTACAAAAACCGTGATTATTCCTGTTTCTTCTCGGCCAACTCCACCCAGAAACCGGCGCTGTATGACACCGCAGATGCCACGGCCAACAGCCGTATTAACGCCCGTCTGCCGTACATCTTCCTGCTGTCGCGTATCGCGCATTACCTGAAATTGATTCAGCGTGAAAACATCGGTACCACCAAGGATCGCCGCCTGCTGGAGCTGGAGCTCAATACCTGGGTGCGTAGCCTGGTGACGGAAATGACCGATCCGGGCGACGAGCTGCAGGCCTCACACCCGCTGCGCGATGCGAAGGTCGTGGTGGAAGATATCGAGGACAACCCGGGTTTCTTCCGCGTGAAGCTGTACGCGGTACCGCATTTCCAGGTGGAAGGGATGGACGTCAATCTGTCGCTGGTTTCCCAGATGCCGAAAGCAAAAGCCTAA
- the tssK gene encoding type VI secretion system baseplate subunit TssK: MKTEQPLWGRGIMVSPQHFQQQVAYAAWSAECIARMGLNHPWGMIESAFEPDTLKLGRLQARKLHVRFPDGTLIDTDNADALPPVLSLDSESHDVVVLLALPLLRANGGNCLKPDDVADRPVRFRQRWRDVRNQFGEDTRQIAVMQPELTLRFAHQNNSDYLTCPVACLRQDLQGVWRFDDSFLPPLLTVQSSLWLVTQLEQLLTQLRARLTRLMAMRRESNERMADFAVADVSLFWLLNALNSAEPVLGQFQRNLQSPAERLYTELSRLAGSLLTFSLAHQVSAIPAYQHEQLNAVFPPLFDLLGDLLEASLPSRVVSIELEHDKRLHFWQARLQDPRLREDADYYLSVRSPMPVAQLQEQFPRQCKVGSPDHVRAIVNSSRVGVPLTPLRHVPAAIPLRLENQYFSLDVTHPLATDMLESGSCMFYVPGMLGEPELELFAVLRT, encoded by the coding sequence ATGAAAACGGAACAACCGTTATGGGGCAGGGGCATCATGGTCTCTCCCCAGCACTTCCAGCAACAGGTCGCCTATGCGGCCTGGTCTGCGGAATGCATTGCTCGAATGGGGCTCAATCATCCCTGGGGAATGATTGAGTCTGCCTTTGAACCGGACACGCTGAAGCTCGGTCGTCTGCAGGCCCGTAAGCTGCATGTCCGTTTCCCGGACGGGACACTTATCGATACGGATAATGCCGATGCGCTGCCACCGGTTCTGTCGCTGGACAGCGAATCGCATGATGTGGTGGTGCTACTGGCGCTGCCCCTGCTGCGGGCGAATGGCGGCAACTGCCTGAAACCTGATGACGTGGCCGATCGCCCGGTACGTTTCCGTCAGCGTTGGCGGGACGTGCGTAACCAGTTTGGTGAAGACACCCGCCAGATTGCGGTGATGCAGCCGGAACTGACGCTGCGCTTTGCCCATCAGAACAACAGTGATTATCTGACCTGCCCGGTAGCCTGTCTGCGGCAGGATTTGCAGGGCGTCTGGCGGTTTGACGACAGCTTTCTCCCGCCGCTGCTGACCGTACAGAGCAGCCTCTGGCTGGTGACCCAACTCGAACAACTGCTGACCCAACTGCGCGCCCGTCTGACCCGTTTGATGGCCATGCGCCGGGAAAGCAATGAGCGGATGGCGGATTTTGCGGTGGCTGACGTCTCTCTCTTCTGGCTGTTAAATGCCCTGAACAGTGCTGAGCCGGTGCTGGGCCAGTTCCAGCGAAATCTGCAGAGCCCGGCAGAACGCCTTTATACCGAACTGTCCCGGCTGGCCGGCAGTCTGCTGACCTTCTCGCTGGCGCATCAGGTGAGTGCGATCCCGGCCTATCAGCATGAACAACTGAATGCCGTTTTCCCACCGCTGTTTGATTTACTTGGCGATTTGCTGGAAGCGAGCCTGCCGTCACGGGTGGTGTCCATCGAGCTTGAGCACGATAAGCGGCTGCACTTCTGGCAGGCCCGTCTGCAGGATCCTCGTCTGCGTGAAGACGCCGACTACTACCTGTCCGTACGTTCGCCAATGCCGGTGGCGCAACTGCAGGAGCAGTTCCCGCGCCAGTGCAAGGTGGGAAGTCCGGATCATGTCAGGGCTATCGTGAACTCCTCACGCGTCGGGGTTCCGCTGACACCGCTGCGCCATGTGCCGGCGGCCATTCCGCTGCGTCTGGAGAATCAATATTTCAGCCTCGATGTCACCCATCCTCTGGCAACTGACATGCTCGAAAGCGGCAGTTGCATGTTTTATGTCCCGGGCATGCTCGGTGAGCCGGAACTTGAACTCTTTGCGGTATTGAGAACATGA
- the tssL gene encoding type VI secretion system protein TssL, short form — protein MSERKRGTAESIDIDALLQDTWLQVISLRHGPRFQEGEGRVLWERCIADVECVQRTLKDSELDDASCRHILTAQCALLDEAVKGRGVEDDACVQWYGIPLQGHFLGTMDAGDTLCDRMRDVLREPAPDNAVLTCFQRVMMLGFLGNFRSLNDPERQKLVQALSGQVSPFSYPQTHPVLAESRAGRERGNWLRSWPVRIGLSVLAIATLWWGLNHWLDQMLATLLPGAVK, from the coding sequence ATGAGTGAACGTAAACGCGGAACAGCCGAGTCCATTGATATCGATGCGCTACTGCAGGATACCTGGCTGCAGGTCATCAGTCTGCGTCATGGTCCCCGGTTTCAGGAAGGGGAAGGACGGGTGCTGTGGGAACGCTGTATCGCCGATGTGGAGTGTGTACAACGCACGCTTAAGGACAGTGAGCTGGATGACGCCAGTTGTCGGCATATTCTGACGGCACAATGCGCCCTGCTCGACGAGGCGGTCAAAGGTCGCGGCGTGGAGGACGATGCCTGCGTACAGTGGTATGGCATTCCGTTGCAGGGACATTTCCTTGGCACCATGGATGCCGGTGACACCCTGTGTGACCGGATGCGTGATGTGCTGCGTGAGCCCGCGCCCGACAATGCGGTGCTCACCTGCTTTCAGCGCGTCATGATGCTGGGTTTTCTCGGTAATTTCCGGTCGCTGAACGATCCCGAACGCCAGAAGCTGGTTCAGGCACTCAGTGGCCAGGTTTCTCCTTTCAGTTATCCGCAGACCCATCCGGTACTGGCAGAAAGCCGGGCTGGCCGGGAAAGGGGGAACTGGCTTCGCTCATGGCCTGTACGCATTGGGTTGAGTGTTCTGGCTATCGCCACCCTGTGGTGGGGACTGAACCACTGGCTTGATCAGATGCTGGCAACCCTGTTGCCTGGGGCGGTGAAATGA
- a CDS encoding OmpA family protein: MSPAQQRGLALWAALLSAVVCLGFLPVTRRVAVLILLAVLGLISVFWYVASRRVEHDATLSLEGLPEATYRQPVVLVCGDLPQAWPQQSQVLTVTQGCWIRVEGDQSLEQVALQVLWQRPDWGRQLSVMVNVCPQKHADSETLTSRLLALRWQISQLRKDTGHTVPLVLNGQTGSAMMNDMLWQAAIPGEGISFWRESSAPGSIAAWTTTGGVMAMQQQVLMNSLMTWFHLHVKAVFTDENPDIPTIAPAAMLWGIGPILSGSLATSIWTAWLTRHTAMQFVVGWQPVGTDSTVMPLFPDFILSLLPEGRGLTPRDRTWRCALGIFTLAAVAALLSSGWNNRQLLHRVSFDIARYDRLAMDDYGPKADAVAVLREDAMQLDNQARNGVPARMSLGLYQGERLRMPVLDAIRSYVPPPPPFKSALKPVPVPKIVRLDSLSLFDSGRSALKTGSTKMLVNSLVGIKARPGWLIVVAGHTDNTGNPKLNRTLSLKRAEAVRDWMRDTGDVPESCFAVQGYGESGPVATNDTPEGRALNRRVEISLVPQADACRIPGKTPASSQDDDISKNEMEK; the protein is encoded by the coding sequence ATGAGTCCGGCACAACAGCGCGGGCTTGCGTTGTGGGCCGCTCTGCTGAGTGCAGTCGTGTGCCTGGGTTTTCTGCCCGTGACACGACGGGTCGCGGTGCTCATTCTGCTGGCGGTGCTGGGTCTGATTTCTGTGTTCTGGTACGTCGCAAGCCGCCGTGTCGAGCATGATGCCACCCTGAGTCTGGAAGGTCTCCCGGAGGCGACATATCGCCAGCCGGTGGTGCTGGTCTGTGGCGATCTGCCGCAAGCCTGGCCACAGCAATCGCAGGTATTGACGGTGACGCAGGGCTGCTGGATCCGGGTGGAGGGCGATCAGAGCCTGGAGCAGGTGGCGCTACAGGTACTGTGGCAGCGTCCGGACTGGGGACGTCAGTTGTCGGTGATGGTCAACGTATGCCCGCAGAAACACGCTGACAGTGAAACCCTGACCAGCCGCCTGCTGGCACTGCGCTGGCAAATCAGTCAGTTGCGTAAGGATACCGGGCATACCGTGCCGTTGGTACTTAATGGCCAGACGGGCAGCGCGATGATGAATGACATGCTCTGGCAGGCGGCGATCCCTGGCGAAGGCATCAGTTTCTGGCGCGAGTCTTCGGCTCCCGGTTCGATCGCCGCGTGGACGACCACCGGCGGTGTGATGGCCATGCAGCAACAGGTGCTGATGAACAGTCTGATGACCTGGTTCCACTTGCACGTCAAAGCGGTATTTACGGATGAAAACCCGGATATTCCGACCATTGCGCCCGCGGCGATGTTATGGGGTATTGGACCGATCCTCTCCGGCAGTCTCGCCACGTCAATCTGGACCGCCTGGCTGACACGGCATACCGCCATGCAGTTCGTCGTGGGCTGGCAGCCAGTGGGAACGGACAGCACGGTGATGCCGTTGTTTCCGGACTTTATCCTGTCGCTGTTGCCGGAAGGCCGGGGCCTTACGCCCCGGGACCGCACCTGGCGTTGTGCGCTCGGTATTTTCACCCTGGCAGCCGTTGCGGCTCTGCTCAGCAGTGGCTGGAATAACCGCCAACTGCTGCACCGTGTAAGTTTTGATATTGCCCGTTACGACCGACTCGCAATGGATGACTACGGCCCGAAGGCCGATGCCGTCGCGGTCCTGCGAGAGGATGCCATGCAGTTGGATAACCAGGCGCGCAATGGTGTACCGGCCCGGATGAGCCTCGGTTTGTATCAGGGGGAACGCCTGCGTATGCCGGTGCTGGATGCGATTCGCTCTTATGTGCCTCCCCCTCCACCGTTCAAATCGGCATTAAAGCCAGTACCGGTGCCGAAAATCGTCCGCCTCGACAGTCTGTCGCTGTTCGATTCCGGCAGGTCCGCATTGAAAACCGGCTCCACCAAAATGCTGGTGAATTCTCTGGTGGGCATCAAAGCGAGGCCGGGTTGGCTGATTGTGGTGGCCGGACATACCGACAATACCGGCAACCCAAAATTGAATCGGACATTGTCCCTGAAGCGTGCTGAAGCGGTACGTGACTGGATGCGGGACACCGGCGACGTGCCGGAAAGCTGTTTTGCGGTGCAGGGCTATGGCGAAAGTGGACCGGTTGCAACCAATGACACTCCGGAAGGCCGTGCGCTTAACCGGCGTGTCGAAATCAGTCTGGTACCGCAGGCGGATGCCTGCCGGATACCGGGCAAAACCCCAGCGTCATCACAGGATGATGACATATCAAAAAACGAAATGGAGAAGTAA
- the hcp gene encoding type VI secretion system effector Hcp has translation MAIPVYLWLKDDGGADIKGSVDVKDREGSIEVVAQEHNLYIPTDNNTGKLTGTRIHTPFLFTKEIDSSSPYLYKAVTTGQTLKSAEFKWYKINDAGQEVEYFNTKLENVKLVKVAPKMHDIKDPAKEKHNHLEAIELRYEKITWTYKDGNIIHSDSWNERATA, from the coding sequence ATGGCAATTCCTGTTTATCTTTGGCTGAAAGACGACGGCGGTGCAGACATCAAAGGGTCTGTAGACGTGAAAGACCGCGAGGGCAGCATTGAAGTGGTGGCTCAGGAACACAACCTGTACATCCCGACCGACAACAACACCGGCAAACTGACCGGTACGCGTATCCACACGCCATTCCTGTTTACCAAGGAAATCGACTCTTCCAGCCCGTACCTCTACAAGGCGGTGACCACCGGCCAGACCCTGAAATCCGCCGAGTTCAAGTGGTACAAAATCAACGACGCGGGCCAGGAAGTGGAGTACTTCAACACCAAGCTTGAGAACGTTAAATTGGTGAAGGTCGCGCCGAAAATGCACGACATCAAAGACCCGGCTAAAGAGAAGCACAACCACCTCGAAGCCATCGAGCTGCGCTACGAAAAAATCACCTGGACCTACAAAGACGGCAACATTATTCATTCCGATTCCTGGAACGAACGCGCCACCGCCTAA